The genomic region GGGTCAGGCTGCGCGCTTGAGCAGAACGCCGGCGCGCCAATAGTGGAAGATCGCCCAGGGCGTGATCGCGCCGAACACGAACATCGCCCAGCGCAGTGCCTCCGCCTCGCCGAGCGACGGCCGGAGCGAATCGCTGATCACGCCGATCAGCGTGGGCCCGAGACCCAGTCCGATCAGGTTGATGACGAGCAATGTGATCGCCGCCCACAAGGCGCGCAGCCGAACCGGCGCGAGCCCCTGAATGAGCGCGAAGGTGGGGCCGAGATAGCTGTTCTGGAACAGCACGGCGACGAAATAGAGGCCGATCGCTACCGCCGGGATCGGCACGAGATAAAAAGCGAGCGCGAACGGCAGCGCGACGATCTTCAGCACCGCGACCATCCAGCTCTGGGCGTGGAGTCCGTGCCGTCCGGCCAACCGGTCGGCGAGCTTGCCGCCGCCCACTGCCGAGATCGTGCCGCAAATGCCGCCGATCGGCGCGACGATGAGCGAAATCGTGAGAATGTCCACTCCGAGCGTGCGGATCATGAAGCTCGGCCCCCAATGAGTGAGCCCATAGCCGATCATCGACGTCAGCGTGACTGCCGCCACCAGATGCCGCGCGGCCGGATTGCGCCACAGCGAAGCGAAGCCCACCCCCAGCGGTGGAATCGCGTCGTGCTGCTCGGCCGCACGGGCAGCGTCCGACAAGCCCCGGCGCGGCTCGACCACGAACAGCCAGACGAGAACCGCCAGCACCAGTCCCGGCAAGCCGACCGCGAACATCGCCGCGCGCCAGCCGAAATAATTCGCCACGGTTCCGCCGATGATCGTCCCGAAGGCGGCGCCCAGCACCACGCCCAGGGAATAGACCGCCATCGCCCCGGCGCGTTTTTCGGGCGGATAGAGATCGGCGATCATCGAATGGCTAGGCGGCGAGGATCCCGCCTCGCCGATCCCGACGCCGATACGGGCAAGCAGCAGTTGCAGGAAGTTCTGCGCGAGACCGGCCATCGCCGTCATCGCGCTCCACAGCGCGAGCGCGATCGCGACGAGCCGCTTGCGATTGCCGCGGTCGGCGAGCCGGGCGGCGGGAATTCCCAGTGTCGCGTAGAAAACAGCGAAGGCGAATCCGCCGAGCAGGCCCAGCTGGGTGTCGCTGAGTTGCAGGTCCGCCTTGATCAGCTCCTGGAGGATCGCCAGGATCTGGCGATCCATATAGCTGAAGAAATAGGTGAGCGTGAGCAGCGTGAGCGTGAGCGTCCGCCGCTTGAGCGCAAGTGCGTCGGCGGCACTGTGAACCGCGGCAGCGGCAGCGGAGTCGGCCATGGGCGGATGCGCTCGCTATTTGAGAAAAAACAGGGGCGGACCACCGGCCCGCCCCATTCAGATCAGAAGTTGCCGCGCAGCGTGATGCCGTATGTCCGCGGTTCGGCGAGATAGGCCGAATAGATTTGCGCCGGCGCCTGGAAAGGCGAGCTGAACCCGACCTGCGTATAGCCGACGTCGAACAGGTTCTGACCCCAGACCTCGAGCGACCAATTATCGGCGCGCACGCCGATGCGGCCGTTCACCACCGCGAAGCTGTCCTGCTCCTTCTGCGGAACCAGGTCCGAACCGGTGTTGTAGTCGTCGGCGAGGCGCGCATCGATGTAGAACAACCCGCTCAAGCCGGAATTGCCGAGCTCCGGCGTATAGGCGAACGAGCTGGTGACGACGATCTCCGGCGCATTCGAGAGATTGTCACCCGGAAGCAGCGCGAGCGCCGGATCGAGCGGATCGCCCTCGTCCGAACCGACCAGCCGGTCCGCATAGCGCGTGTCGGCGTAGGTCGCGCCCAGGCTGAACCGCACATCGCGGATCGGCACCAGCGTCGCCTCCAGCTCGACGCCCTGCGAGATGACACCGGGGGTGATATCGTCCGGATCGCAGGTGCCGCCGGTGCCCAGATTGCTGCCGCAGCCGTTGATGTTCTGGACCAGATAGACGGTGCCGTTGAAGGTGTTCAGCTGGAAGTTGCTGAACTCCTGGCGGAACGCGGCAAGATTCAGGCTGAACGGACCGGTGCTGTACTTGGCGCCGATCTCATAGGCGTCGACCGTCTCCTCATCGAACTGCAGATTGCTCACCAGCGAGGCGCCACCCGCCAGCGAGAACGGCAGGATCGGCGATTTCAGCGCCGAACGATCGAGGTTGAAACCGCCCGCCTTATAGCCGCGCGAATAGCTCGCATAGACCAGCAAATCGTCGGTCGGCTTGTACGAGAGCACGGCCGTACCGGTGATCTTGTCCTCGTTGCGCTCGTCCTCGAGCGTGAGCCCGTTGAGCTCGGCAGTCGAATTGCCCTGGCAGGCGAGCGAGATCGCTCCGCCGGTGAGCGACGTCGGAACGGTCGTCGATGCACCCCCCGTGAGATAGGGAAGCAGCAGCGCCTGCATTTGCGGACAGATGGTATTGGTATTGTTGAAGTTGGCGTCCATCCGCTTGGTTTCGTTCGTGTAACGAAGTCCCAGCGTCAGATCGAGCCGATCGGTCAGATGGATGATATTGTGCGTGAAGAACGCGAAATTCTCGCTGTTCTGGTTGAAGTTAGCCGTATCGTCGCCGACGCCGTTGACCGTGCTGAGCAGACGGAGCGCCTCGACGAAGGGTGCGGCGCCCACCGTTGGGCCCGGAATGTCGGGGAAGATCCCTGCAAGCGCGCCGGCGGTGATCGCGCCGCCGGGTCCGGCGAGGCAGCCTGCCTGATCGGGGTTGCGCGGCAGTGCCGGGCTGATCGAGGCGAGCAGGCGGCACGAGGCGAAGGCGCCATAATCGTTGCCGAACTGCAGCTCGCTGCGCGTTTCGAGATCCTCGTTCGCGTAATAGCCGCCGACGAGCCAGTCGAGCACGCCGTCGAACGCCGTCCCCTGGAAGCGCAGCTCCTGCGAGAAAGTCCGGAACTCACGACCGCTGTCCGGGCCGAAGAACAGGATGTCGGCGAGACCATAATCGGCGTCCGCCGCCTGATAGTTGGTATAGCCGCGGTAGGCAGTGATCGACGTCAGGTCGACGCCGCCCAGATTCCAGTCGACCTGAACCGAGCCGCCGTAATCCTCGGTCTCGCCATCGTAGCTGCGGTTCGGCGAGACTGCGATACGGCGACTGTAGGGATCGCCGAACGCCGGGAAATAGCCGTCGAAGGTCGTATCGCCGACACCGATCAGTACCGGGATGATGGGGTTCGACGGATCGATCAGCCCCCGGTTGGCCGGTGCGATCTCGGGCGTCGCATAGACGGCGGCGCAGCACGCCTCCTCGCGGCGGCTGTAATCGCCGATCACGCGGACCGAGAGATCGACCGTCGGCTCGTACAGCGCCTGCGCCCGCAGGAGATAGCGGTCGCGGTCATTGACCTGATAGCCGGTGTTCACGTCTTCGAAGAAACCGTCGCGCTGCACATAGATGCCGTCGAGGCGCAGCGCGAGGCTGTCGGCGACCGGCCCGGTCACCGAGGCGCCGAGGCGCCAATAATCATAGTTGCCGTAGGTGATTTCAGCGGTGCCGCCGAAATCGAATTCGGGTCCCTTGGTCACGATGTTCAGCAGGCCCGCGGACGCGTTGCGGCCGAACAGCGTGCCCTGCGGACCGCGCAACACCTCGATCCGCTCGATCTCGCCGAGTTCGTTGAGACCCACGCCGGTGCGCGAACGATAGACGCCGTCGATGAAGGTTGCGACCGAGCTCTCGAGACCGGGATTGTCCCCCACCGTGCCGACGCCGCGAATGCGAGCCGAGCTGTTCGCCTCGCTGCCGGTGTTCGACACCAGCAGCGACGGCGCGACCTGATTGAGCTGGCGGATGTCGTTGGCGCCGGTCAGTTCGAGCGCCTCCCCGGAGACGGCCGAGATCGCAAGCGGCACGTCGGCAAGCACCTGGGCGCGGCCCTGTGCGGTGACGACGATGTCACCATCCTGAATCACGGGCGCGCGCTGCGGCGCATCCGCAGTATCCTGATCGACAGCCGCCTGCGCGATGGCAGTCGGGTCGTCATTTGCCGCGGACTGCGCGGAGGCCGGAGCCGCCAGCGCGACCGTCAGCGCCGGAACGGCGCACGCCGCCATGAGACGAAAACGCATCATCTATCCTCTCCCACTTGGCCGGAGCACTTGGCGGCTCCATACCCTATCCTCGAAACTACACTCGCTTATGCCCTGCGCGTCAAGCGGAACAACCGTTGCATACCGCTACGGATACGTCGGTGTTGCTCAAATGCCATAGTCGCGGCAGGGGCAACGATTTCCCGAACGATTGTTCGAAACGTCCCGCCCCGTCGCGGGCCGCGCATGGCGACGCGCAGCCGCACTCAATAGCCGTTGAGGCGTGCGAACCGCTCGCGGTGCCAGGCGGCATTGCCCCATTGCGCCTCGAGCACACGGGCGCGCTTGAGATAGAAGCCGGCG from Sphingosinithalassobacter sp. CS137 harbors:
- a CDS encoding TonB-dependent receptor: MMRFRLMAACAVPALTVALAAPASAQSAANDDPTAIAQAAVDQDTADAPQRAPVIQDGDIVVTAQGRAQVLADVPLAISAVSGEALELTGANDIRQLNQVAPSLLVSNTGSEANSSARIRGVGTVGDNPGLESSVATFIDGVYRSRTGVGLNELGEIERIEVLRGPQGTLFGRNASAGLLNIVTKGPEFDFGGTAEITYGNYDYWRLGASVTGPVADSLALRLDGIYVQRDGFFEDVNTGYQVNDRDRYLLRAQALYEPTVDLSVRVIGDYSRREEACCAAVYATPEIAPANRGLIDPSNPIIPVLIGVGDTTFDGYFPAFGDPYSRRIAVSPNRSYDGETEDYGGSVQVDWNLGGVDLTSITAYRGYTNYQAADADYGLADILFFGPDSGREFRTFSQELRFQGTAFDGVLDWLVGGYYANEDLETRSELQFGNDYGAFASCRLLASISPALPRNPDQAGCLAGPGGAITAGALAGIFPDIPGPTVGAAPFVEALRLLSTVNGVGDDTANFNQNSENFAFFTHNIIHLTDRLDLTLGLRYTNETKRMDANFNNTNTICPQMQALLLPYLTGGASTTVPTSLTGGAISLACQGNSTAELNGLTLEDERNEDKITGTAVLSYKPTDDLLVYASYSRGYKAGGFNLDRSALKSPILPFSLAGGASLVSNLQFDEETVDAYEIGAKYSTGPFSLNLAAFRQEFSNFQLNTFNGTVYLVQNINGCGSNLGTGGTCDPDDITPGVISQGVELEATLVPIRDVRFSLGATYADTRYADRLVGSDEGDPLDPALALLPGDNLSNAPEIVVTSSFAYTPELGNSGLSGLFYIDARLADDYNTGSDLVPQKEQDSFAVVNGRIGVRADNWSLEVWGQNLFDVGYTQVGFSSPFQAPAQIYSAYLAEPRTYGITLRGNF
- a CDS encoding spinster family MFS transporter; the protein is MADSAAAAAVHSAADALALKRRTLTLTLLTLTYFFSYMDRQILAILQELIKADLQLSDTQLGLLGGFAFAVFYATLGIPAARLADRGNRKRLVAIALALWSAMTAMAGLAQNFLQLLLARIGVGIGEAGSSPPSHSMIADLYPPEKRAGAMAVYSLGVVLGAAFGTIIGGTVANYFGWRAAMFAVGLPGLVLAVLVWLFVVEPRRGLSDAARAAEQHDAIPPLGVGFASLWRNPAARHLVAAVTLTSMIGYGLTHWGPSFMIRTLGVDILTISLIVAPIGGICGTISAVGGGKLADRLAGRHGLHAQSWMVAVLKIVALPFALAFYLVPIPAVAIGLYFVAVLFQNSYLGPTFALIQGLAPVRLRALWAAITLLVINLIGLGLGPTLIGVISDSLRPSLGEAEALRWAMFVFGAITPWAIFHYWRAGVLLKRAA